Proteins found in one Bacillota bacterium genomic segment:
- the minC gene encoding septum site-determining protein MinC, whose translation MAASRGISVRSTRAGVWIRLDEEEDLADLRRRLVERIERSGLVLRGSGVTLDVGRRSLDGRQIAELEELFRLRWGVHFLQIVNGAAGREFQLDRRAEEPPAAPQGAPAAAVALPAGGAERAERPATVIKRTLRSGQAVHRQGDVIVLGDVHAGAEVVATGDVIVMGVLRGVAHAGARGDESARIAAFRLRAVQLRIGSVIGRAPDGGDELPATPEVARVREGRIVIEPLSPEALWTGNPRNLHE comes from the coding sequence ATGGCGGCCAGTCGCGGCATCTCGGTCCGCTCGACGCGGGCGGGCGTCTGGATCCGGCTGGACGAGGAGGAGGACCTGGCCGACCTCCGGCGCCGACTGGTAGAGCGGATCGAACGCTCGGGGCTGGTCCTCCGGGGCAGCGGCGTCACGCTGGACGTCGGCCGGCGCAGCCTCGACGGCCGGCAGATCGCCGAACTGGAGGAGCTCTTCCGCCTGCGCTGGGGGGTTCACTTCCTGCAGATCGTCAACGGGGCGGCGGGGCGAGAATTCCAGCTGGACCGCCGGGCGGAGGAGCCGCCGGCAGCCCCGCAGGGCGCGCCGGCGGCCGCGGTGGCCCTGCCGGCAGGGGGGGCGGAGCGGGCGGAGCGGCCGGCGACGGTGATCAAGCGGACGCTCCGTTCCGGCCAGGCCGTCCACCGCCAGGGCGATGTCATCGTCCTGGGCGACGTCCACGCGGGCGCCGAGGTGGTGGCCACCGGCGACGTCATCGTCATGGGCGTGCTGCGCGGCGTGGCGCACGCCGGCGCGCGCGGCGACGAGAGCGCGCGCATCGCCGCCTTCCGCCTGCGCGCGGTGCAGCTGCGCATCGGTTCCGTCATCGGGCGCGCACCCGACGGGGGCGACGAGCTTCCTGCCACGCCCGAGGTGGCGCGGGTCCGCGAGGGGCGGATCGTCATCGAGCCGCTCAGCCCGGAGGCGCTCTGGACAGGAAATCCCCGGAATCTCCACGAATAG
- the mreD gene encoding rod shape-determining protein MreD encodes MRRADAEALTAVAVAIVLDWSLAWRLEVAGVRPDFLLVAAALVGLRQGPWRGAAWGLAAGLVADLAVGRLVGLPALWKGLAGWAGGRFARNFYEENLLGPAAVLPPLAFAQTVSVGLAVGWLAHLPGDPWALLPLGLHAAVYETLVGSAIHVLWPRSGRPARPGHAGQFSVPPGF; translated from the coding sequence GTGCGCCGCGCTGACGCCGAGGCGCTGACCGCCGTGGCCGTCGCCATCGTCCTCGACTGGAGCCTGGCCTGGCGGCTGGAGGTGGCCGGGGTCCGGCCGGACTTCCTGCTGGTGGCCGCGGCGCTGGTCGGCCTCCGACAGGGCCCGTGGCGCGGCGCCGCCTGGGGGCTGGCTGCGGGCCTCGTGGCCGACCTGGCGGTCGGGCGGCTGGTGGGCCTGCCGGCGCTCTGGAAGGGGCTGGCCGGCTGGGCCGGAGGCCGCTTCGCACGCAATTTCTACGAGGAGAACCTGCTCGGCCCCGCCGCCGTCCTGCCGCCTCTGGCCTTCGCCCAGACCGTCAGCGTGGGCCTGGCCGTCGGCTGGCTGGCGCACCTGCCCGGCGACCCCTGGGCGCTGCTGCCGCTGGGACTGCACGCCGCGGTCTACGAGACGCTGGTGGGCAGCGCGATCCACGTCCTCTGGCCCCGGTCGGGGCGCCCGGCGCGCCCGGGGCATGCCGGCCAGTTCTCGGTTCCACCCGGCTTCTGA
- the minD gene encoding septum site-determining protein MinD → MGQVLVITSGKGGVGKTTTTANLGTALARMGKSVVLVDADIGLRNLDVVMGLENRIVYDLVDVVEGYCKTRQALIKDKRFEGLYLLPAAQTKDKTAVSPEQMRELTRELAGEFDYVLVDSPAGIEQGFRNAIAGAHRALVVTTPEVSAVRDADRIIGLLEAEELGRPQLIVNRVRPQMVSRGDMMAIDEVVEILAVDLIGVVPDDEWIVVSTNRGEPAVTNPRSRAGEAYVQIARRVDGEDVPFTPLEPDGLFGRLRRIFGAR, encoded by the coding sequence GTGGGACAGGTCCTGGTGATCACGTCCGGCAAGGGAGGCGTGGGCAAGACCACCACCACTGCCAACCTCGGCACGGCGCTGGCGCGGATGGGCAAGAGCGTCGTCCTGGTCGACGCCGACATCGGCCTGCGCAACCTGGACGTGGTGATGGGGCTGGAGAACCGCATCGTCTACGACCTGGTGGACGTGGTCGAGGGCTACTGCAAGACGAGACAGGCGCTCATCAAGGACAAGCGCTTCGAGGGGCTCTACCTGCTGCCGGCCGCCCAGACCAAGGACAAGACCGCGGTCAGCCCGGAGCAGATGCGCGAGCTGACGCGCGAGCTGGCCGGGGAGTTCGACTACGTGCTGGTGGACTCGCCGGCGGGGATCGAGCAGGGTTTTCGCAACGCCATCGCCGGCGCGCACCGCGCGCTGGTGGTGACCACGCCCGAGGTCTCCGCGGTCCGCGACGCCGACCGCATCATCGGCCTGCTGGAGGCCGAGGAGCTGGGGCGTCCCCAGCTGATCGTCAACCGGGTCCGGCCTCAGATGGTCTCGCGCGGCGACATGATGGCCATCGACGAGGTGGTGGAGATCCTGGCCGTCGACCTGATCGGGGTAGTGCCCGACGACGAGTGGATCGTGGTCTCCACCAACCGCGGCGAGCCGGCGGTGACCAACCCGCGCTCGCGGGCGGGGGAGGCGTACGTCCAGATCGCCCGCCGGGTCGACGGCGAGGATGTGCCCTTCACCCCGCTGGAGCCCGACGGGCTCTTCGGCCGGCTGCGCCGCATCTTCGGCGCGCGCTAG
- the radC gene encoding DNA repair protein RadC: MSGLPLRALPPGERPRERLLAEGPAALTDAELLAILFRTGNASGRESALELARRLLAMAGERPPLAWLAEASVEELCRVPGIGPTKAVTVRAALELGRRAGEGRALGERIRSPRDVARFLRGRMAALPQEEFRTVLLNTRHRVIGLERVSLGDLDSSPAAPREVFREPVRRGAAAIVLAHNHPSGDPEPSPDDLAVTARLVEAGRLLGIDVLDHIIIGHNGYVSLRERGVAF; the protein is encoded by the coding sequence GTGAGCGGCCTGCCCCTGCGCGCGCTGCCCCCCGGCGAGCGGCCGCGGGAGCGTCTCCTGGCCGAAGGCCCGGCGGCTCTCACCGACGCCGAGCTCCTGGCCATCCTCTTCCGCACCGGCAACGCCAGCGGGAGGGAGTCGGCGCTGGAACTGGCCCGGAGGCTTCTGGCCATGGCCGGCGAACGGCCGCCCCTGGCCTGGCTGGCGGAGGCCAGCGTGGAGGAGCTCTGCCGGGTGCCGGGCATCGGTCCGACCAAGGCCGTGACGGTGCGGGCGGCGCTGGAGCTGGGGAGGCGCGCGGGCGAGGGGAGGGCCCTGGGCGAGCGGATCCGCTCTCCCCGGGACGTGGCCCGCTTCCTGCGCGGGCGCATGGCGGCCCTGCCGCAGGAGGAGTTCCGCACCGTCCTGCTCAACACCCGGCACCGCGTCATCGGTCTCGAACGGGTCTCCCTGGGCGACCTGGACTCCTCGCCCGCGGCGCCGCGCGAGGTCTTCCGGGAGCCGGTCCGGCGCGGGGCGGCGGCCATCGTCCTGGCGCACAACCATCCCTCCGGCGATCCCGAACCCAGCCCGGACGACCTGGCGGTCACCGCCCGGCTGGTGGAGGCGGGCCGGTTGCTAGGGATTGACGTACTGGACCACATCATCATCGGACATAATGGTTACGTCAGCTTGAGGGAGCGCGGAGTCGCATTCTGA
- a CDS encoding rod shape-determining protein — protein MFSRDMGIDLGTANTLVYVHGRGIVLQEPSVVAVDAARKTPVAVGNAAKAMIGRTPGNILAIRPMRDGVIADFDITQSMLRHFIEVASRGGGFLRQRPRVLIGVPSGVTEVEKRAVREAAEQAGVRQAELIEQPMAAAIGAGLPVEEPTGNMIVDIGGGTTNVAIISLGGIVTHRTIRVGGDEMDEAIAAYVKRNYNLLIGERTAEEVKIAIGSAFPVDDDASIEVRGRDLVTGLPKNLRLTSAEVREALSGPVNEIVEAIKTTLETTPPELAADIMDRGILLSGGGALLRGMERKVAEETSMPVILAEEPLLCVVRGTGVMVENWSQYERMLIRYNRAG, from the coding sequence CTGTTCAGCCGGGACATGGGCATCGATCTCGGCACGGCCAACACGCTGGTCTACGTCCACGGGCGCGGCATCGTCCTGCAGGAGCCCTCCGTGGTCGCCGTCGACGCGGCGCGGAAGACGCCGGTGGCCGTCGGCAACGCCGCCAAGGCCATGATCGGCCGGACGCCCGGCAACATCCTGGCCATCCGGCCCATGCGCGACGGTGTCATCGCCGATTTCGACATCACCCAGAGCATGCTCCGCCACTTCATCGAGGTGGCCAGCCGCGGGGGTGGCTTCCTGAGGCAGCGTCCGCGCGTGCTGATCGGCGTACCGTCGGGCGTCACCGAGGTGGAGAAGCGGGCGGTGCGCGAGGCGGCCGAACAGGCGGGAGTCCGCCAGGCGGAGCTGATCGAGCAGCCGATGGCCGCCGCCATCGGGGCGGGGCTGCCCGTCGAGGAGCCGACCGGGAACATGATCGTGGACATCGGCGGCGGCACCACCAACGTCGCCATCATCTCCCTGGGCGGCATCGTCACGCACCGGACCATCCGCGTCGGCGGGGACGAGATGGACGAGGCCATCGCGGCCTACGTCAAGAGGAACTACAACCTCCTCATCGGGGAGCGGACGGCCGAGGAGGTGAAGATCGCCATCGGCTCCGCCTTCCCGGTGGACGACGACGCCTCCATCGAGGTGCGCGGGCGGGATCTGGTCACCGGCCTGCCCAAGAATCTCCGCCTCACCTCGGCCGAGGTGCGCGAGGCGCTCTCCGGGCCCGTCAACGAGATCGTCGAGGCGATCAAGACGACGCTGGAGACGACCCCGCCCGAGCTGGCCGCCGACATCATGGACCGCGGCATCCTGCTCAGCGGGGGAGGGGCTCTCCTGAGGGGGATGGAGAGGAAGGTGGCCGAGGAGACCTCCATGCCCGTCATCCTGGCGGAGGAGCCGCTTCTCTGCGTGGTGCGGGGGACGGGCGTGATGGTGGAGAACTGGAGCCAGTACGAGCGGATGTTGATCCGGTACAACCGGGCGGGATGA
- a CDS encoding Rne/Rng family ribonuclease, whose protein sequence is MEKQILVSIDHDETQLAVFEDRQLVEYEVDRPLNQRIVGNIYKGRVENVLPGMQSAFVHIGLERNAFLFVDDAYPGVPLDGEPLPPPEARSIQEILRPGQEVLVQVVKEPVGTKGARVTRKLTLPGRFLVLQPASEHVGVSRRIADEAERERLRAIAQSVQAPGLGLIVRTAAEGQEEGELRRDAEYLIRLWERLYQKAKEAKPGTLLHKEAGLVYRVLRDELDESVTRILVDDRREFERILELLEVFAPALKPRVELYHDPDHPLFELYGVDQELERALSRRVWLKSGGYLVIDQTEALTAIDVNTGRYVGSDDLQETVYHTNLEAAREIARQLRLRDIGGIIVIDFIDMEVGEHRQAVLRALEEALQRDRTKSSVLGLTDLGLVEMTRKKSRRNLLEAMTRPCPYCSGRGRVLSEEATSRKIRREIKRILRTSDAEAILLEAHPSVASLLIGPGGANLKELERETRRTIFIRGSEECHLEEMNLRALGDRAEVEAKALPVHAGQRLEVEVAEPHASNPADGIARLEGYVLDIAGAGGLVGRRVRVEVTRAFRTYAKARLLEPVQG, encoded by the coding sequence ATGGAGAAGCAGATCCTGGTCAGCATCGACCACGACGAGACGCAGCTCGCCGTCTTCGAGGACCGCCAGCTGGTGGAGTACGAGGTCGACCGCCCGCTCAACCAGCGCATCGTCGGCAACATCTACAAGGGCCGCGTGGAGAACGTCCTCCCCGGCATGCAGTCCGCCTTCGTCCACATCGGACTGGAGCGGAACGCCTTCCTTTTCGTCGACGACGCCTATCCGGGCGTCCCGCTGGACGGGGAGCCGCTTCCGCCTCCGGAGGCGCGCTCCATCCAGGAGATCCTGCGCCCCGGCCAGGAGGTGCTGGTGCAGGTGGTGAAGGAGCCGGTCGGCACCAAGGGGGCGCGCGTCACCCGGAAGCTGACGCTGCCGGGACGCTTCCTGGTCCTCCAGCCGGCCAGCGAGCACGTGGGCGTCTCGCGGCGCATCGCCGACGAGGCCGAGCGCGAGCGCCTGCGGGCCATCGCCCAGTCCGTCCAGGCGCCGGGCCTGGGCCTGATCGTGCGTACGGCCGCCGAGGGGCAGGAGGAGGGCGAGCTTCGCCGCGACGCGGAGTATCTGATCCGCCTCTGGGAGCGCCTCTACCAGAAGGCCAAGGAAGCGAAGCCCGGCACGCTCCTGCACAAGGAGGCCGGCCTGGTCTACCGCGTCCTGCGCGACGAGCTGGACGAGAGCGTGACGCGCATCCTGGTCGACGACCGCCGCGAGTTCGAGCGCATCCTGGAGCTGCTGGAGGTCTTCGCCCCGGCGCTCAAGCCCCGCGTCGAGCTCTACCACGACCCCGACCACCCGCTTTTCGAGCTCTACGGCGTCGACCAGGAGCTGGAGCGGGCGCTCTCGCGCCGCGTCTGGCTGAAAAGCGGCGGCTACCTGGTGATCGACCAGACCGAGGCGCTGACGGCCATCGATGTCAACACGGGGCGCTACGTGGGCTCTGACGACTTGCAGGAGACCGTCTACCACACCAACCTGGAGGCGGCGCGGGAGATCGCGCGCCAGCTGCGCCTGCGCGACATCGGCGGCATCATCGTCATCGACTTCATCGACATGGAGGTGGGCGAGCACCGCCAGGCCGTCCTCCGCGCCCTGGAGGAGGCGCTCCAGCGGGACCGGACCAAGTCCAGCGTGCTGGGCCTGACCGATCTGGGGCTGGTGGAGATGACGCGGAAGAAGAGCCGCCGCAACCTGCTGGAGGCGATGACGCGGCCCTGCCCCTACTGCTCCGGCCGCGGCCGCGTCCTCTCCGAGGAAGCCACCTCGCGCAAGATCCGGCGCGAGATCAAGCGCATCCTGCGCACCTCCGACGCCGAGGCCATCCTGCTGGAGGCCCATCCCTCGGTGGCCTCGCTCCTGATCGGCCCCGGCGGGGCCAACCTCAAGGAGCTGGAGCGGGAGACCCGGCGGACCATCTTCATCCGCGGCTCCGAGGAGTGCCACCTGGAGGAGATGAACCTGCGCGCGCTGGGCGACCGGGCCGAAGTGGAGGCCAAGGCGCTCCCCGTCCACGCCGGCCAGCGTCTGGAGGTGGAGGTGGCGGAGCCCCATGCCTCCAACCCGGCCGACGGCATCGCGCGCCTGGAGGGCTACGTCCTGGACATCGCCGGCGCCGGAGGGCTGGTGGGCCGGCGGGTCCGGGTGGAGGTGACGCGCGCCTTCCGCACCTACGCCAAGGCGCGCCTGCTGGAGCCGGTGCAGGGCTGA
- the rplU gene encoding 50S ribosomal protein L21 — translation MYAIIEAGGKQYRVGEGDLLDVDRLEGEAGAQVDFDRVLALAPSEGEGGDLRLGTPLVEGARVRARIVAQLKAPKIIVFKFKPKVNYRRKTGHRQPFTRVRIEKIEG, via the coding sequence ATGTACGCCATCATCGAAGCAGGGGGCAAGCAGTACCGCGTAGGCGAGGGCGACCTCCTGGACGTCGACCGCCTGGAGGGCGAGGCCGGCGCGCAGGTCGACTTCGACCGCGTGCTGGCCCTGGCGCCCTCGGAGGGCGAGGGCGGCGACCTCCGGCTGGGCACGCCGCTCGTGGAGGGGGCGCGGGTGCGCGCCCGGATCGTCGCCCAGCTGAAGGCGCCGAAGATCATCGTCTTCAAGTTCAAGCCCAAGGTGAACTACCGGCGCAAGACGGGGCACCGTCAGCCGTTCACCCGGGTGCGCATCGAGAAGATCGAGGGCTGA
- a CDS encoding M23 family metallopeptidase, which yields MRRRGPFLQQLAGALLLLLLFAAAAHLPSQLARQAAARVRQLAPVDQLDVARLRAALERVAALAGGAGGGGESRPAESGSAGSAAAQGAPAATADRPAGLPFLAMTSPGGDRAQLVGSFGWRRAGQVVHFVPGVDWRLPAGAPVRAAADGRVVQVERQGALGASVRVASPGGWTLLYARLGSVRVRPGQQVRAGQVIATAGKASGERGSNLYLEVEREGQPVDPLVLLRVSGRG from the coding sequence GTGCGGCGGCGAGGACCCTTCCTGCAGCAGCTGGCCGGCGCCCTCCTGCTCCTCCTCCTCTTCGCGGCGGCAGCGCACCTTCCGTCGCAGCTGGCGCGCCAGGCGGCCGCACGCGTGCGCCAGCTGGCGCCCGTCGACCAGCTGGACGTGGCACGGCTGCGGGCGGCGCTGGAGCGCGTCGCCGCGCTGGCTGGCGGAGCCGGCGGGGGCGGGGAGAGCCGGCCGGCGGAGAGCGGCAGCGCCGGTTCCGCCGCCGCGCAGGGTGCCCCCGCGGCGACGGCGGACCGCCCGGCCGGCCTCCCCTTCCTGGCCATGACCTCCCCCGGCGGCGACCGGGCGCAGCTGGTGGGAAGCTTCGGCTGGCGGCGGGCGGGCCAAGTGGTCCACTTCGTACCCGGCGTCGACTGGCGCCTGCCGGCCGGGGCGCCGGTGCGGGCCGCGGCCGACGGGCGGGTGGTCCAGGTGGAGCGCCAGGGGGCTCTGGGCGCCAGCGTGCGCGTCGCCAGCCCGGGCGGCTGGACGCTCCTCTACGCGCGCCTGGGATCGGTCCGCGTCCGCCCCGGGCAGCAGGTGCGGGCGGGCCAGGTGATCGCCACCGCGGGGAAAGCCAGCGGCGAGCGAGGCTCCAACCTCTACCTGGAGGTGGAACGGGAGGGCCAGCCGGTCGACCCCCTGGTGCTGCTGCGGGTGAGCGGGCGCGGCTGA
- the mreC gene encoding rod shape-determining protein MreC, which translates to MSRWRRPLRRAAVLLVVAGCLAAAAFTVRPGSLPVWPQATLDELLYPFEYGVSWVADQVVGAWNFAHSLAGAYAENRQLRQQLKQQLFLGRQLEEVRQENERLRQLLAMRETLSLQYPLQTVGALVIGRNPDAWFDTVQISAGSSQGVGVGDAVVDSGGLVGRVIRVSRNSATVLLVTDSSSAVGAVVERADSRAQGVVQAAGDGRLVMRFFSAGADVRKGDVILTSPLSGRYPPGIPVGTVTAVHTASDGLARLADLSSAADLNRLEEVLVIRAPR; encoded by the coding sequence GTGAGCCGCTGGCGGCGCCCGCTGCGCAGGGCGGCCGTCCTCCTGGTCGTCGCCGGCTGCCTGGCGGCGGCCGCCTTCACCGTCCGCCCGGGCAGCCTGCCCGTCTGGCCCCAGGCGACGCTGGACGAGCTGCTCTACCCGTTCGAGTACGGCGTCAGCTGGGTGGCCGACCAGGTGGTGGGCGCCTGGAATTTCGCGCATAGCCTGGCGGGCGCCTATGCCGAGAACCGGCAGCTCCGCCAGCAGCTGAAGCAGCAGCTCTTTCTGGGCCGGCAGCTCGAGGAGGTCCGCCAGGAGAACGAGCGGCTGCGCCAGCTGCTGGCCATGCGCGAAACGCTCAGCCTCCAGTACCCGCTCCAGACCGTGGGCGCCCTGGTCATCGGCCGCAATCCCGACGCCTGGTTCGACACCGTCCAGATCAGCGCAGGCAGCTCGCAGGGCGTCGGCGTGGGCGACGCGGTGGTCGACAGCGGCGGTCTGGTGGGACGGGTGATCCGCGTATCCAGGAACAGCGCCACGGTGCTGCTCGTCACCGACTCCAGCAGCGCCGTCGGCGCCGTGGTGGAACGAGCCGACTCGCGCGCCCAGGGCGTGGTCCAGGCGGCGGGCGACGGCCGGCTGGTGATGCGCTTCTTCTCGGCGGGGGCGGACGTCCGCAAGGGCGACGTGATCCTCACCTCGCCGCTCAGCGGCCGCTACCCGCCGGGCATTCCCGTCGGCACCGTCACCGCCGTCCACACGGCCTCCGACGGGCTGGCGCGGCTGGCCGACCTGAGCAGCGCCGCCGACCTCAACCGCCTGGAGGAGGTCCTGGTCATCCGTGCGCCGCGCTGA
- a CDS encoding site-2 protease family protein encodes MRVGGVALRIHPAFLVLLAAAVLGGQGLAVAVVLALLLSHELAHLALAQATGLRVREVELLPFGGVARLEGLETAPAALRALLALAGPLDNLLLLALGVALRQGGWAGGPLLDFFLEGNLSLALFNLLPVLPLDGGRLAQLLLAPRLGEAAAVRLLRRWGARLGALLFAGGVALALAGILVPNLPVLGGFLMWSARRPLPEEAFRSARELLRLRLQGAPPAPLPVRALAVPGGTALLAAARSLAGDVYHVFWVIDAQGRVAGTVDQARLLDGLLRLGGAVPIERLLDAGPGS; translated from the coding sequence GTGCGCGTCGGCGGGGTCGCCCTCCGCATCCACCCGGCCTTTCTGGTCCTGCTGGCGGCGGCCGTGCTGGGCGGCCAGGGGCTGGCGGTGGCCGTGGTGCTGGCGCTTCTACTCAGCCACGAGCTGGCCCACCTGGCGCTCGCCCAGGCGACCGGCCTGCGCGTGCGGGAGGTGGAGCTGTTGCCCTTCGGCGGCGTCGCCCGCCTGGAGGGGCTGGAGACGGCGCCGGCCGCGCTGCGCGCGCTGCTGGCGCTGGCCGGACCGCTGGACAACCTGCTCCTCCTCGCCCTGGGGGTGGCGCTGCGGCAGGGCGGCTGGGCGGGCGGCCCGCTGCTCGACTTCTTCCTGGAGGGCAACCTCTCGCTGGCGCTCTTCAACCTGCTCCCGGTCCTGCCGCTGGACGGCGGCCGCCTGGCCCAACTGCTGCTGGCGCCGCGCCTGGGCGAGGCGGCGGCGGTCCGCCTGCTGCGGCGCTGGGGCGCCCGCCTGGGCGCCCTTCTCTTCGCCGGTGGCGTGGCGCTGGCGCTGGCCGGCATTCTGGTACCCAACCTGCCCGTGCTGGGGGGGTTCCTGATGTGGAGCGCGCGCCGCCCCCTTCCAGAGGAAGCCTTCCGCTCCGCGCGCGAGCTCCTCCGCCTCCGCCTGCAGGGAGCGCCGCCCGCGCCGCTTCCGGTGCGCGCCCTGGCCGTCCCGGGCGGCACCGCCCTGCTGGCCGCCGCGCGCAGCCTGGCGGGCGACGTCTACCACGTCTTCTGGGTGATCGACGCCCAGGGCCGGGTGGCGGGCACAGTCGACCAGGCCCGGCTTCTGGACGGCCTCCTCCGCCTGGGCGGCGCCGTCCCCATCGAGAGGCTCCTCGACGCCGGTCCGGGCTCCTGA
- the minE gene encoding cell division topological specificity factor MinE yields the protein MFDFFRRSPGRSKEMARQRLQAVLAQDRASLSPGMMDDIKEELVRTLSRYLDVDERGLEVTFASRTGGVSLVASVPVRSVHRGGRR from the coding sequence GTGTTCGACTTCTTTCGCCGCTCGCCCGGGCGGAGCAAGGAGATGGCCCGCCAGCGGCTCCAGGCGGTGCTCGCCCAGGACCGAGCCAGCCTCTCGCCGGGCATGATGGACGACATCAAAGAAGAGCTGGTGCGGACGCTCTCCCGCTACCTGGACGTGGACGAGCGCGGGCTTGAGGTCACCTTCGCCTCGCGCACCGGCGGCGTCTCCCTGGTGGCCAGCGTCCCGGTCCGCTCCGTCCATCGCGGCGGTCGCCGCTGA
- the rodA gene encoding rod shape-determining protein RodA yields the protein MELDLKRFDWLLLGAALTISGLGLLVVASATGAVPGKASTWGQAERQAVFAFVGLLAGAALVALDPRRLALWWRPLYALNLLLLVAVKLVGVSARGAERWIGLGPLSFQPAELSKLLVILTLAALLSENRSETVERGPRVRPWREIGGPALALAVPILLILAQPDLGTSLVFVAIGLAALYTAGFSGWLVGGGALGGLLAAAGVIALQLRAHLDFPLKQYQLERLIVFLNPVAYAATGGYQILQSQMAVGSGSLFGYGLFTPTSALYVPESHTDFIFTVVASQLGLVGGLSLLALYALLLWRGWKISAEAQEPFYQVMAAGITAMIAVQVVVNVGMVTGIMPVTGIPLPMVSVGGSSLVVNLASVGLLESVAVHRKKLAF from the coding sequence CTGGAGCTCGACCTGAAGCGCTTCGACTGGCTGCTCCTGGGGGCGGCGCTGACCATCAGCGGCCTCGGCCTGCTGGTCGTCGCCTCGGCCACGGGTGCCGTGCCGGGCAAGGCCTCCACCTGGGGTCAGGCCGAGCGCCAGGCGGTCTTCGCCTTCGTCGGCCTTCTCGCGGGGGCCGCGCTGGTCGCCCTCGATCCCCGGCGGCTCGCCCTCTGGTGGCGGCCGCTCTACGCCCTCAACCTGCTCCTCCTGGTGGCCGTCAAGCTGGTCGGCGTCTCCGCCAGGGGTGCCGAGCGCTGGATCGGGTTGGGGCCCCTCAGCTTCCAGCCGGCGGAGCTCTCCAAGCTCCTGGTCATCCTGACGCTGGCCGCGCTGCTCAGCGAGAACCGCTCGGAGACGGTGGAGAGGGGGCCGCGCGTCCGCCCCTGGCGGGAGATCGGCGGGCCGGCCCTGGCCCTGGCCGTGCCCATCCTCCTCATCCTGGCCCAGCCGGACCTGGGGACCTCCCTGGTCTTCGTCGCCATCGGGCTGGCGGCCCTCTACACGGCCGGCTTCTCCGGTTGGCTGGTGGGGGGCGGGGCGCTGGGCGGGCTGCTGGCGGCCGCCGGGGTGATCGCCCTCCAGCTGCGCGCCCACCTCGACTTTCCCCTCAAGCAGTACCAGCTGGAGCGGCTGATCGTCTTTCTCAATCCGGTGGCCTACGCGGCCACCGGAGGCTACCAGATCCTGCAGTCGCAGATGGCCGTGGGTTCCGGCTCCCTCTTCGGCTACGGCCTCTTCACGCCGACCAGCGCGCTCTACGTGCCCGAGAGCCACACGGACTTCATCTTCACGGTCGTCGCCAGCCAGCTGGGGCTGGTGGGCGGCCTCTCGCTCCTGGCGCTCTACGCGCTGCTCCTCTGGCGCGGCTGGAAGATCTCGGCCGAGGCCCAGGAGCCCTTCTACCAGGTGATGGCCGCCGGCATCACGGCCATGATCGCCGTCCAGGTCGTGGTCAACGTGGGGATGGTGACCGGCATCATGCCGGTGACCGGCATCCCCCTGCCCATGGTCAGCGTGGGCGGCAGCTCGCTGGTGGTCAACCTGGCCTCCGTCGGCCTTCTCGAGTCCGTCGCCGTCCACCGCAAGAAGCTGGCCTTCTGA